The following coding sequences lie in one Cronobacter universalis NCTC 9529 genomic window:
- a CDS encoding DUF2840 domain-containing protein, which translates to MNASASTAHTPKASAPTAAPPPAPSTLAGQAGNVPLTRVALAYIEPRFKLYLRFGEPARTLQLDRWRRCAVFLPNAVLCRIRWQANDYGTIRWQLMVMQTATPLDAVQRIPGVQPGARLLLHAEGDANVRAVLERIDGIEALGIAAADTSPAYWRTLANRLAARSPLPTYTAERHAAWLAGRALP; encoded by the coding sequence GTGAACGCATCCGCTTCGACCGCCCACACCCCCAAAGCAAGTGCGCCCACGGCTGCACCGCCGCCGGCGCCTTCGACACTCGCCGGCCAAGCCGGCAACGTGCCGCTGACGCGCGTGGCGCTGGCCTACATCGAACCGCGCTTCAAGCTCTACCTGCGCTTCGGCGAACCGGCGCGCACGCTCCAGCTCGACCGCTGGCGGCGCTGCGCCGTGTTCCTGCCGAACGCGGTTCTGTGCCGCATCCGTTGGCAGGCCAACGACTACGGCACGATCCGCTGGCAGCTCATGGTGATGCAGACCGCCACGCCGCTGGACGCCGTGCAGCGCATCCCCGGCGTGCAGCCGGGCGCGCGTCTGCTGCTGCACGCCGAAGGCGATGCCAACGTGCGCGCCGTGCTGGAACGCATCGACGGCATCGAGGCGCTGGGCATCGCAGCCGCAGACACATCGCCCGCGTACTGGCGCACGCTCGCGAACCGGCTCGCAGCGCGCTCGCCGCTACCCACATACACCGCAGAACGGCACGCCGCCTGGCTGGCCGGGAGGGCATTGCCATGA
- the parA gene encoding ParA family partition ATPase, with product MIFAFLNQKGGVGKTTLATHIAGELAMRGLHVILLDADPQGSSLDWTQRRSQQGLPRLFSAVGLARETLHQEAPELARRADHIIIDGPPRIAALARSALLAAERVLIPVQPSPYDVWASAEMVALIREAQVFRPALRAAFVINRRVSTTIIGREARQSLAEQPLPALRSEIHQRIVFADSVAAGRLARETAPDSAAAREIAALTDELLRWPT from the coding sequence ATGATCTTCGCGTTTCTCAACCAGAAAGGCGGCGTCGGCAAGACCACGCTCGCCACGCACATCGCCGGCGAACTGGCGATGCGCGGCCTGCATGTCATCCTGCTGGATGCCGACCCGCAGGGGTCATCGCTCGACTGGACGCAGCGGCGTAGCCAGCAGGGCCTGCCCCGTCTGTTCAGCGCCGTGGGACTTGCCCGCGAAACGCTGCATCAGGAAGCGCCAGAACTCGCTAGGCGGGCCGATCACATCATCATCGACGGCCCGCCGCGCATCGCCGCCCTCGCGCGCTCCGCGCTGCTGGCGGCCGAGCGCGTGCTGATCCCCGTGCAGCCCAGCCCCTACGACGTATGGGCTTCTGCCGAGATGGTCGCACTGATCCGCGAAGCACAGGTGTTCCGGCCAGCGCTGCGCGCGGCCTTCGTCATCAACCGGCGCGTCAGCACCACCATCATCGGCAGGGAGGCACGGCAATCGCTGGCCGAACAGCCGCTGCCCGCGCTGCGCTCGGAGATCCACCAGCGCATCGTCTTTGCCGACAGCGTAGCCGCTGGCCGGCTCGCCCGCGAAACCGCGCCCGACAGCGCCGCTGCCCGCGAGATCGCCGCGCTCACCGACGAACTGCTGCGGTGGCCGACATGA
- a CDS encoding replication initiator protein A, translated as MPQREQLDLFRALPGDMAPRDSQDLMAFPFFSLAKSRRTAPIDFRSGNVTIRVEGTQEHGIATIWDADVLIWAASQIVEARDAGLRPSRWIRATPYEILRFIGRGTSLNDYQRLKAALDRLQSTTVATSIRETTGRRLHRFSWINEWKELADASGTPLGIELILPDWFYAGVLDAALVLTIDPAYFRLKGGIERWLYRLVRKHGGRQEHGWQFDFRHLYRKSGSAARFSDFAYDVRALVARQSLPGYVLGIERMPDDNTELLTFRPVPHTARG; from the coding sequence TTGCCGCAGCGCGAACAGCTCGATCTGTTCCGAGCGCTGCCGGGCGACATGGCGCCACGCGATTCCCAGGACTTGATGGCCTTTCCGTTCTTCTCGCTTGCCAAGTCGCGGCGCACGGCGCCGATCGACTTCCGCAGCGGGAACGTCACCATCCGCGTGGAAGGCACGCAGGAGCACGGCATCGCAACGATATGGGATGCCGACGTGCTGATATGGGCCGCCTCGCAGATCGTAGAGGCGCGCGACGCGGGCCTGCGCCCGTCGCGCTGGATACGCGCCACGCCTTACGAGATTCTGCGCTTCATCGGGCGCGGCACGTCCCTCAACGACTACCAGCGCCTGAAGGCCGCCCTCGACCGGCTGCAATCGACCACGGTGGCCACGTCCATCCGCGAAACCACGGGAAGGCGCTTGCATCGCTTCTCGTGGATCAACGAGTGGAAGGAACTGGCCGACGCCAGCGGCACGCCGCTGGGCATCGAGCTGATCTTGCCGGACTGGTTCTACGCCGGCGTGCTCGACGCCGCCCTGGTGCTTACCATCGACCCGGCCTATTTCCGCTTGAAGGGCGGTATCGAACGCTGGCTGTACCGCCTGGTGCGCAAGCATGGGGGGCGGCAGGAGCACGGCTGGCAATTCGACTTCCGACACCTGTACCGCAAATCCGGCAGCGCGGCCCGCTTCTCGGACTTCGCCTACGACGTGCGCGCCCTGGTAGCGCGGCAGTCGCTGCCCGGCTACGTCCTCGGCATCGAGCGGATGCCGGACGACAACACCGAGTTGCTGACCTTCCGGCCCGTGCCGCATACGGCACGGGGATAA
- a CDS encoding helix-turn-helix transcriptional regulator — MRPAPSRPAAAAVTATSQPQRYLTNDEAADYLRLSPRTLEKQRVIGGGPKFRKFGRRVMYAVSDLDAWADQRSYEATSDPEYAERHAGDYRDGR; from the coding sequence ATGCGACCTGCTCCCTCGCGGCCTGCCGCCGCTGCCGTCACTGCGACCTCGCAGCCTCAACGCTACCTGACAAACGACGAAGCCGCCGACTACCTGCGGCTGTCGCCGCGCACGCTGGAGAAGCAGCGGGTGATCGGCGGCGGCCCCAAGTTCCGCAAGTTCGGCCGACGCGTCATGTACGCGGTGTCCGACCTCGATGCCTGGGCCGACCAGCGCAGCTACGAGGCCACGTCCGATCCCGAATACGCCGAGCGCCACGCGGGCGACTACCGTGATGGCCGCTGA
- a CDS encoding DUF2285 domain-containing protein — protein sequence MTDRSSQHWYPTAAYLYTLHLDGPALAWEYLRRNPNYRRDWLRRRRKPDAAQAWGLRLLEDPGLDARDAHPAWFPDHDAVVQLYPDADPPPNAHTFEFWRIPGRKQLTHDGKRLVLVSHWPGCCVRLALAPDLEEGSAYLYAARACATPCARYRTLAAKLDALSAATVAAPVATARSRPTPAALLELHTLQALDATLAGASLREVAEGLFGADAVAADWQKDSALRARVRRLVRRGDELMHGGYRRLAQLPMFPSH from the coding sequence ATGACTGACCGCAGCAGCCAACACTGGTATCCCACGGCGGCGTATCTCTACACGCTGCACCTAGATGGCCCGGCGCTGGCTTGGGAGTATTTGCGCAGGAATCCAAATTACCGGCGCGACTGGCTACGCCGGCGTCGCAAGCCAGACGCGGCGCAGGCCTGGGGCCTGCGTCTGCTGGAAGATCCCGGCCTGGATGCGCGCGATGCACATCCTGCTTGGTTCCCCGATCACGATGCCGTGGTGCAGCTATACCCCGACGCCGACCCACCGCCCAATGCGCACACCTTCGAGTTCTGGCGCATTCCTGGGCGCAAGCAACTGACCCACGACGGCAAGCGCCTGGTGCTCGTATCGCATTGGCCAGGCTGCTGCGTTCGGCTGGCACTCGCGCCCGATTTGGAAGAAGGCTCGGCCTACCTCTACGCCGCACGTGCCTGCGCTACGCCCTGTGCGCGCTACCGCACGCTCGCTGCCAAGCTGGATGCGCTATCTGCCGCAACCGTGGCCGCGCCTGTGGCAACAGCCCGCTCTCGCCCCACGCCCGCCGCGCTGCTGGAACTGCATACCTTGCAAGCGCTCGACGCGACCCTCGCGGGAGCCTCCTTGCGCGAGGTGGCCGAAGGTCTGTTCGGCGCGGATGCCGTCGCGGCCGACTGGCAGAAAGACAGTGCATTGCGTGCCCGCGTGCGGCGGCTGGTACGCCGCGGCGATGAGCTGATGCACGGCGGCTACCGCCGACTAGCGCAGCTTCCAATGTTCCCGTCGCATTAG
- a CDS encoding DUF2958 domain-containing protein — translation MTTLVTEEDRVQLLAHGLTRTTGQECDPLPVVRLFTPDAHATWLLAALDPTDGDTAYGLIDLGIGMPVLGTVKLSDLASIIGPHKQPVMRDRYFQPTRPLSEYVRLAQENGSITD, via the coding sequence TTGACCACGCTTGTCACCGAGGAAGACCGGGTGCAGCTGCTGGCCCACGGCCTCACACGCACCACAGGGCAGGAATGCGACCCGCTGCCAGTGGTGCGCCTGTTCACACCGGATGCACATGCGACGTGGCTACTGGCCGCGCTCGATCCGACCGATGGCGATACGGCCTACGGCCTGATCGACCTCGGGATCGGAATGCCGGTGCTGGGGACGGTAAAGCTGTCTGATCTGGCGTCCATCATCGGGCCGCACAAGCAGCCGGTGATGCGAGATCGGTATTTCCAGCCGACGCGGCCGCTGTCGGAATACGTTCGACTGGCTCAGGAGAACGGTTCAATCACCGATTGA
- a CDS encoding DUF736 domain-containing protein: MGIDLAASGRKPVPNDKGDAESAPDFRLQAVGHDIGAAWKKTSEAGRDYLSVSLDDPSFPATVYARLIENEDGTHDLIWSRNKPKAA; this comes from the coding sequence ATGGGCATTGACCTGGCCGCGTCAGGGCGCAAGCCGGTTCCCAACGACAAGGGCGACGCCGAGAGCGCCCCGGACTTCCGCCTCCAGGCGGTCGGCCACGACATCGGCGCGGCGTGGAAGAAGACCAGCGAGGCTGGGCGGGATTACCTGTCAGTGAGCCTCGACGATCCTTCGTTCCCGGCAACCGTTTATGCCCGCCTGATCGAGAACGAGGATGGCACGCACGACCTGATCTGGTCGCGCAACAAGCCCAAGGCGGCCTGA